A single region of the Lotus japonicus ecotype B-129 chromosome 4, LjGifu_v1.2 genome encodes:
- the LOC130711627 gene encoding probable LRR receptor-like serine/threonine-protein kinase RFK1 — translation MLTRTLFAFSIISLGCFTCLEYAESKLPHQEVNALKEITSTMGVNYWKFDSDSCEIEIVGLTPESPAGSESSIDCDCSFENGTFCHVVRIMLKGYNLPGMLPPQLVKLPYLKEVDFALNYLNGAIPKEWASMNLTSISLLVNRLSGEIPKELGNITSLTYLNLEANQFSGLVPSELGSLLNLQTLILSSNKLSGNLPGTFAHLQNLIDFRINDNSFNGKIPSFIQNWKLLERLEMHGSGLEGPIPSNISLLSNLSQLRITDIKGPSQEFPILSNMTGMIRLILRSCNITGELPSYFWTMKNLEMLDLSFNKLVGRIPETVHVGHLRFVFLTGNMLSGNVPDSILMDGSNVDLSYNNFTWQGPGQPACGDYLNLNLNLFRSSLGINALQGILPCSQTFNCPRYATCLHVNCGGKDIHVKENGENILYVGDGDVVGGAAKYFNDYKNYWGFSSTGDFMDDGDFQNTRYTKSLSSSNIPELYTTARVSPISLSYFHYCLENGKYTVNLHFAEIIFSNEKIYRSLGKRLFDIYIQERLVWKDFNIEDEIHVALKPRTISIYNVTVTDNILEIRFYWAGKGTTRIPVSGVYGPLISGFSIVSDSKPCADPKKGRRKIVIGVGFGVSALCLVLIIVGIFWRRGYIKGIIRREKGIKGQDFQQGTFTLKQIRDATDDFSPDNKIGEGGFGPVYKGQLSDGTWVAVKQLSSKSRQGNREFLNEIGMISCVQHPNLVKLHGCCTEGDQLILVYEYMENNSLARALFSSKDQLNLDRPTRLRICIGIAKGLAFLHEESRLKIVHRDIKATNVLLDGNLNPKISDFGLAKLDEEDKTHVTTRVAGTIGYMAPEYALWGHLSYKADVYSFGVVVLEIVSGKNNNNYMPSDNCVCLLDRAYHLQQTENLVKLVDESLGSKVNPTEAQNMLKVALLCTNTSPSLRPTMSEVVNMLEGRISIPDVDPETSVFREDLRFKAMRDIRQHKENHSLSTSQTDNSTGLTHSFPSTSGNDMHQISSES, via the exons TGAATGCTCTTAAAGAAATCACCAGCACAATGGGTGTCAACTATTGGAAGTTTGATAGTGACTCTTGTGAAATTGAAATTGTGGGGTTAACACCAGAATCACCTGCTGGATCTGAAAGTAGCATTGATTGTGATTGCTCTTTTGAAAATGGTACCTTCTGCCATGTAGTAAGGAT TATGCTCAAGGGGTACAACCTTCCGGGCATGCTTCCACCTCAACTGGTTAAGCTTCCTTACCTCAAAGAAGT TGATTTTGCTTTGAACTACCTAAATGGTGCAATTCCAAAGGAGTGGGCTTCAATGAACCTAACTTCAAT CTCTCTACTTGTTAATCGTTTATCAGGGGAAATTCCAAAGGAGTTGGGAAATATTACCAGTCTAACATACCT GAACCTTGAAGCTAACCAATTTTCTGGTCTTGTTCCCTCTGAACTTGGAAGTCTACTTAACCTGCAAACTTT GATTTTATCATCTAATAAGTTGTCCGGGAATTTACCTGGCACATTTGCTCATTTACAGAATTTGATAGATTT TAGGATAAATGATAATAGTTTCAACGGAAAAATACCTAGCTTCATCCAGAATTGGAAATTACTTGAAAGACT AGAAATGCATGGAAGTGGACTCGAGGGGCCAATCCCATCAAATATATCTCTTTTGAGTAATTTATCTCAACT GAGGATTACTGACATAAAGGGTCCAAGCCAGGAATTTCCTATTTTAAGCAACATGACAGGAATGATAAGATT GATTTTGAGAAGTTGTAATATTACTGGAGAACTTCCTAGCTACTTCTGGACAATGAAGAATTTGGAAATGTT GGATCTCAGTTTCAATAAGTTGGTTGGGAGAATACCAGAAACTGTACATGTGGGGCATTTGAGATTTGT CTTCCTAACTGGCAACATGCTGAGTGGTAATGTACCTGACTCAATCTTGATGGATGGAAGCAATGT TGATCTTTCTTACAACAACTTTACGTGGCAAGGACCTGGACAACCTGCTTGCGGAGATTACCT GAATTTAAACCTAAACTTGTTCCGGAGCTCCTTAGGGATCAATGCATT GCAGGGGATTCTTCCATGTTCACAAACTTTCAACTGTCCTAGAT ATGCAACATGTTTGCACGTCAACTGTGGTGGAAAAGATATACACGTGAAGGAAAATGGTGAAAATATCCTCTATGTAGGAGATGGTGATGTGGTGGGTGGTGCTgcaaaatattttaatgattatAAAAATTACTGGGGGTTTAGTAGCACCGGTGACTTCATGGATGATGGTGATTTCCAAAATACACGTTACACCAAGTCTTTGTCATCTTCAAATATCCCGGAGTTATACACAACAGCTCGTGTCTCTCCGATTTCACTGTCTTATTTTCACTATTGCTTGGAAAATGGGAAGTATACTGTAAATCTCCATTTTGCAGAAATTATATTTTCCAATGAGAAGATATATAGAAGTCTTGGAAAGCGCTTATTTGATATCTATATTCAG GAAAGATTAGTTTGGAAGGATTTTAATATTGAAGATGAAATACACGTTGCTCTAAAACCACGGACAATCTCAATATATAATGTCACTGTAACTGACAATATTTTGGAGATTCGATTCTACTGGGCTGGCAAGGGAACTACAAGAATTCCTGTTAGTGGAGTTTATGGTCCCCTCATATCAGGTTTCTCTATTGTTTCTG ATTCTAAACCTTGTGCTGACCCAAAAAAGGGAAGGCGTAAAATAGTCATTGGAGTTGGCTTTGGAGTTTCAGCTCTATGTCTAGTCCTTATTATAGTAGGAATCTTTTGGAGGAGAGGCTACATCAAAGGAATAATTAGAAGAGAAAAAG GTATCAAAGGTCAAGATTTTCAGCAGGGAACGTTTACCTTAAAACAAATTAGAGATGCCACAGATGACTTCAGTCCTGATAACAAGATTGGAGAAGGTGGTTTTGGTCCTGTCTACAAG GGTCAATTATCGGATGGTACATGGGTCGCGGTCAAACAACTCTCATCAAAGTCCCGGCAGGGAAACCGTGAATTTTTAAATGAGATAGGCATGATATCTTGTGTGCAACACCCTAATCTTGTGAAACTTCATGGATGTTGCACTGAAGGGGATCAATTGATCTTGGTGTATGAGTACATGGAAAATAATAGCCTGGCCCGAGCTTTATTCA GTTCAAAAGATCAGCTTAACCTAGATAGGCCAACAAGGCTCAGGATCTGTATTGGCATAGCAAAAGGTCTTGCATTTCTCCATGAAGAATCAAGACTAAAGATTGTTCATCGAGATATCAAAGCCACTAATGTGTTGCTGGATGGGAACTTAAACCCTAAAATATCTGATTTTGGGTTGGCTAAGCTTGATGAAGAGGATAAAACCCATGTCACCACTAGAGTGGCTGGGACAAT AGGATATATGGCACCGGAATATGCATTATGGGGTCACCTGTCTTATAAGGCTGATGTTTACAGTTTTGGAGTTGTGGTCTTGGAAATTGTTAGTGGAAAGAACAATAACAATTACATGCCAAGTGATAATTGTGTATGCCTTTTAGATAGG GCATATCATCTGCAACAGACTGAAAACTTGGTGAAATTGGTTGATGAAAGCTTGGGATCAAAGGTAAACCCAACTGAAGCACAAAATATGCTGAAAGTAGCTCTCCTGTGCACAAATACATCACCATCACTTAGGCCTACAATGTCTGAGGTTGTAAACATGCTTGAAGGAAGAATAAGCATTCCAGATGTTGACCCAGAAACAAGTGTTTTCCGTGAAGATTTAAGGTTTAAAGCCATGAGGGACATCCGTCAACACAAGGAAAATCACAGTTTGAGCACAAGCCAAACAGACAATTCAACAGGGCTCACGCATAGCTTTCCCTCAACATCTGGCAATGACATGCATCAGATATCCTCAGAATCATGA
- the LOC130713376 gene encoding dynamin-related protein 4C-like — protein MASEKAASTANQREDSLALVLDEQPQPLAVVAPIVSSYNEKIRPVLDAVENLRRLNIAKEGIKLPTIVVVGDQSSGKSSGAFDYETTKPPSSKARTYFGVQWQNLSSIADAMTTFMHIVGLSKDSLRKILLTGDFGEFSEEKDKHMHCTARLVEMLDSCASDLHNCPASDPTKDFLMEEIKVLEEAKLIGLPNFMPRSAFLTILQRKVTAIADKPIDFVEKVWDYLETVVISVLMLHSGNYYQLQVSTRRAGKKVIAKKKENSIKHVLEAIEMEKHTDYTCNPEYSQEYDKLISRRDSFLNQVLDTTKNLSSIVWLEGVGVIDVGYLRDHPNILSQAFDLKVRMIAYWKIVQRRLIDCMALHLRMSIKDLVDHELENEICDDFMSPKDGGIERLLEESPSISGKREKLNRSVKVLRQSKETVANILDRIGSYGDNS, from the exons ATGGCATCAGAAAAGGCTGCTTCTACTGCTAATCAACGTGAGGACTCACTTGCATTAGTCCTTGATGAACAGCCTCAACCTCTTGCTGTTGTTGCCCCAATAGTTTCCTCCTACAATGAGAAAATTCGCCCTGTTCTTGATGCTGTTGAAAACCTGAGGCGTCTCAACATTGCTAAGGAGGGAATAAAACTTCCCAcaattgttgttgttggtgaccAATCTTCAGGGAAGTCCAGT GGTGCCTTTGATTATGAGACTACAAAACCACCCTCTTCCAAAGCCAGAACTTATTTTGGAGTTCAATGGCAAAACCTATCATCAATCGCTGATGCTATGACTACTTTCATGCATATTGTTGGGTTGTCTAAAGATTCTCTGAGAAAGATTCTTCTAACAGGAGATTTTGGGGAGTTTTCTGAAGAGAAAGACAAGCATATGCATTGCACTGCTCGCTTGGTGGAAATGCTTGACTCTTGCGCAAGTGATCTTCACAATTGCCCTGCAAGTGATCCTACCAAGGATTTTCTGATGGAAGAGATAAAGGTGCTGGAGGAAGCCAAGTTGATTGGTCTACCAAACTTTATGCCGAGATCTGCTTTTCTTACTATACTCCAGAGGAAAGTAACTGCGATTGCAGATAAACCAATTGATTTTGTTGAAAAAGTATGGGACTATCTAGAAACTGTCGTGATTTCTGTTCTAATGCTTCATTCGGGAAACTATTATCAGCTTCAGGTTTCAACAAGAAGAGCAGGGAAGAAAGTTATTGCTAAGAAGAAGGAAAATTCAATCAAACATGTGCTGGAAGCTATAGAAATGGAGAAGCACACGGATTACACTTGTAATCCTGAGTACTCGCAGGAATATGATAAGCTGATATCCCGTCGAGATTCTTTTTTGAATCAAGTATTGGACACTACTAAAAATCTGTCGTCAATAGTATGGCTTGAAGGTGTCGGGGTAATTGATGTTGGTTATTTGAGGGATCACCCCAACATTCTAAGTCAAGCCTTTGATTTGAAGGTGAGAATGATAGCTTATTGGAAGATTGTGCAGAGGAGGCTGATTGACTGTATGGCATTGCATTTAAGGATGAGTATCAAAGACCTTGTTGACCATGAGCTGGAAAATGAGATTTGCGATGATTTCATGTCTCCAAAGGACGGTGGGATTGAGAGGCTGTTGGAGGAGTCTCCATCTATTTCTGGGAAGAGAGAAAAGCTGAACAGAAGTGTGAAAGTCCTCAGGCAAAGCAAGGAGACTGTGGCAAATATCCTGGACAGAATTGGAAGTTATGGTGATAATTCGTAG